The window CAAAGCGGCGCTTTTGCGCTGACGTCTGCAGGAGTTGTTCTGGTTGGCACAGATGCTCTGAGTATCGAAACTGAGGAAGACGATACCTTTCCCGCACACATAGAATTGCTGGGAGCGGATGTACTGATTCTGGAAGGGCTTGATCTTGCCGGTGCCGACCCGGGTGATTACAGGCTGATTGCCCTGCCGCTCCTGTTGGGGGGAGCCGAGGCTTCTCCGGTACGCGCTGTTTTAATTCAGGATTAAAAAAAGAAAGCAGGGGCGGAAATTTAATAATAACGAAATACGGCTACCACTTTGCCTAAAATCAATACGTCTTTCGTATAGATTGGCTGATAATCCGGGTTTTCCGGCTGAAGGCGCACCCTGTCTTTCTCACGAAACAGACGTTTTACCGTCGCTTCATCCTCAATCAGTGCAACCACAATCTCTCCGTCAAGGGCGGTCGGCGTTCTCAATGCGACGACAATATCACCGTTCAGAATGCCCGCATCCTTCATACTTTCACCGCGCACATTCAGCGCAAAGTATTCCTCATCGCTGTGATGTGCAGGGGAGAATGGAACATATCCCTCTATTTCCTCCACAGCCAAAATCGGCTGCCCGGCGGCGACTCTTCCGATGATCGGTACCTGTATGGTGCTTTGCTCGCCCATAAGATGAATTGCGCGGTTCAATCCCGCATCACGGCTGATATAACCGGTTCGCTCCAGTGTTTTTAGATGTGCATGTACACTGGAGGTTGACTTCAGGCCGGTTGCGCTGCAGATTTCGCGCACAGTCGGCGGAAGTCCGTTTTCAGCTCTGCTTTTTAAATAATCATATACTTTTTGCTGGCTTTTGGTTAACATATCCGCAGCCCTCCCATGTATTTAACTGATATCAGTATTATAACACATTCTTCTGAAAAATCAAACAAATGTTTGGAGAATTAAAAATTCATAAGATATTCATAGCTATGTAACAACTGATTTGCGCCACGCGATATAATAGAATCGTAGTCAAGGATATGGAGCCGCACCATTACTTGATACATGTTCTACCCTCCTCAATATACCCCTCAAGCTAATGAAAAAGGACCTAATCATGTTGGATTGGGTCTTTTTTCTTTTTTTATTTTATCATAAAATCGTATCTGCCGAATATAACGTCCATTTTATGGTCAAAATATATTCGGAGGTGGCACGAATGAGTAATTTACATCTTTTAAACAACAAATCGAGAAAAAATAACTCCAAAGGATTTTATATTGCGCTCGGCGTGTGCTTAATTGCAATTGGTGTTGCGGCGTGGACTACCTATGACAGCGTGGTCAATTATGCTTCTCCCGATGAGGGAGCGACAAGCAGTGCACAGGCGCAGCATACGAATGAAACGGTCAGCGGAATAAAAGTATTTGGAGGCGAAGGGACTTCTTCTGCGGCAGTGTCTTCCAAACCCGAGTCTGCGCGGGAGGAGCCGTCCAAGGCACCGTCCGCGGCACCGTCTTCTGCGGCGCCCGCAAAACAGACAGTGGCCAGCGTTCTGACCTTTACCAGTCCGG of the uncultured Caproiciproducens sp. genome contains:
- the lexA gene encoding transcriptional repressor LexA, producing MLTKSQQKVYDYLKSRAENGLPPTVREICSATGLKSTSSVHAHLKTLERTGYISRDAGLNRAIHLMGEQSTIQVPIIGRVAAGQPILAVEEIEGYVPFSPAHHSDEEYFALNVRGESMKDAGILNGDIVVALRTPTALDGEIVVALIEDEATVKRLFREKDRVRLQPENPDYQPIYTKDVLILGKVVAVFRYY